From a region of the Salvelinus alpinus chromosome 2, SLU_Salpinus.1, whole genome shotgun sequence genome:
- the LOC139568684 gene encoding serotonin N-acetyltransferase-like, with product MSTVSALPFLKSSLLMLRCLSPEDAISVFEIEREAFISVSGECPLHLDEVCHFLTLCPELSLGWFEEGRLVAFIIGSLWDQEKLAMDALTLHKPHGSTVHLHVLAVHRTFRQQGKGSILMWRYLQYLRCLPYVRCAVLMCEDFLVPFYQKSGFKVQGPSDITVGPLTFIEMMYPVRGHAYMRRNSGV from the exons ATGTCGACAGTCAGTGCCCTGCCTTTCCTGAAATCTAGCCTCCTAATGCTCCGTTGCCTCAGCCCGGAGGACGCAATCAGCGTGTTTGAGATCGAGAGAGAGG CCTTCATCTCTGTGTCTGGAGAGTGTCCGCTCCACTTGGATGAGGTGTGTCACTTCCTGACGCTGTGCCCTGAGCTGTCTCTGGGCTGGTTTGAGGAGGGACGCCTCGTTGCCTTCATCATAGGATCACTGTGGGACCAGGAGAAACTAGCCATG GACGCTCTCACCCTCCACAAGCCCCATGGCTCCACGGTCCACCTCCATGTGCTTGCTGTCCACCGCACCTTCCGGCAGCAAGGCAAGGGCTCCATCCTGATGTGGCGCTACCTGCAGTACCTGCGCTGCCTGCCCTATGTGCGCTGCGCCGTGCTCATGTGCGAAGACTTCCTGGTCCCTTTCTACCAGAAGTCAGGATTTAAAGTGCAGGGCCCCAGCGACATCACCGTGGGGCCCCTGACCTTCATTGAGATGATGTACCCTGTCCGGGGCCACGCGTACATGCGCCGCAACAGTGGTGTTTGA